The following coding sequences lie in one Deltaproteobacteria bacterium genomic window:
- a CDS encoding VCBS repeat-containing protein — protein sequence MRRRGTLAWTLIAGGCFSPDASDPNTTGTAASTDGSGSSGPHGTSSDATSDGPGGDSSGDAGSSEGTGSGDDGTTEAGSTDGGGSTGEPVAVCGDGVAAVGELCFDDITLVDGSDVMFSGRLADLDGDGDRDVVYLIGDGVVVHLGVGDGSFGPGLGGITMVSIAAEIGDVDGDGNTDIVGVNEYDSTVSIARGNGGGGFAIQPLLTANNPPSHLLITQLDGDDGDDIIVGTSMGVEVLRSTGDGAPLDLGGFGLGGPVHAMGLGEFDGDGDTDLIYVYEAYGEQRLIVRLGNGDASFGSSITIDDGGDLPRGVSGGDLDGDGHGDLVYVDVTLAQVFVQLGNGAGGFADPVGYTTDDDPQHTLLLDVTGDDAPDVVVGHVDGQSLWVYPGDGDGGLQPPLAIPLAGPVYSLASGYANADAIPDLVATDGGAQRISVVLSTP from the coding sequence ATGCGTCGCCGTGGAACCCTTGCCTGGACCCTGATCGCCGGCGGCTGCTTCTCGCCCGACGCGAGCGATCCGAACACCACGGGCACCGCGGCATCGACCGATGGCTCGGGATCGTCGGGCCCGCACGGGACGAGCTCCGACGCCACGTCGGACGGCCCGGGCGGCGACAGCAGCGGCGACGCCGGTTCCAGCGAGGGCACCGGCAGCGGCGACGACGGCACGACCGAGGCCGGCTCGACCGACGGTGGCGGCAGCACCGGCGAGCCCGTCGCGGTCTGCGGCGACGGCGTGGCGGCGGTGGGCGAGCTGTGCTTCGACGACATCACGCTCGTCGACGGCAGCGACGTGATGTTCTCGGGTCGGCTCGCCGACCTCGACGGCGACGGCGATCGCGACGTGGTCTACCTCATCGGCGATGGTGTCGTGGTCCACCTCGGGGTCGGCGACGGCAGCTTCGGACCCGGCCTGGGCGGGATCACGATGGTCTCGATCGCCGCCGAGATCGGCGACGTCGATGGTGACGGCAACACCGACATCGTCGGTGTGAACGAGTACGACTCGACGGTGTCCATCGCTCGCGGCAACGGCGGTGGCGGCTTCGCGATCCAACCCCTGCTGACGGCCAACAATCCGCCGAGCCACCTGCTGATCACGCAGCTCGATGGCGACGACGGCGACGACATCATCGTCGGCACCAGCATGGGCGTCGAGGTGTTGCGCAGCACGGGCGACGGCGCGCCGCTCGACCTCGGCGGGTTCGGACTCGGCGGCCCCGTCCACGCGATGGGGCTCGGCGAGTTCGACGGCGACGGCGACACCGACCTCATCTACGTCTACGAGGCCTACGGTGAGCAGCGCTTGATCGTGCGGCTGGGCAACGGCGACGCCAGCTTCGGCTCGAGCATCACGATCGACGACGGCGGCGATCTCCCGCGCGGTGTCTCGGGCGGCGACCTCGACGGCGATGGCCACGGCGACCTCGTGTACGTCGACGTCACGCTCGCGCAGGTGTTCGTGCAGCTGGGCAACGGCGCCGGTGGCTTCGCCGACCCGGTCGGCTACACCACCGACGACGACCCGCAGCACACGCTGCTGCTCGACGTCACCGGCGACGACGCGCCCGACGTCGTCGTCGGTCACGTCGACGGCCAGTCGTTGTGGGTGTACCCCGGCGACGGCGACGGCGGGCTGCAACCACCGCTGGCGATCCCGCTGGCGGGCCCGGTCTACTCGCTGGCGTCGGGATACGCCAACGCCGACGCGATTCCCGACCTGGTCGCGACCGACGGCGGTGCCCAGCGGATCTCGGTCGTGCTCTCGACCCCTTGA
- a CDS encoding dioxygenase, translated as MLVGSLAGAATVAAGCARAPSSSAREDAPMTATRQRMPVAYVPHGGGPWPFVEMGLDRGELDALAGYLRGLASLPPTKPTALLVVSAHWEAPVPTLMTAAQPPMLYDYYGFPPESYTITWPAPGAPALAGRVRASLSAAGFESAQDEVRGFDHGTFVPLKLTYPDADVPTLQLSLVRGLDPEQHLAIGRALAPLRDEGVFIIGSGMSYHNMRGFNDPRARTDAETFDGWLRETCTNAPADRDAALARWSDAPAARRAHPREEHLLPLMVVAGAAGDDRGRSGYHGEIFGKRISAYHFG; from the coding sequence ATGCTCGTCGGCTCGCTCGCGGGCGCGGCGACCGTCGCGGCTGGTTGTGCCCGAGCGCCGTCGTCGTCCGCCCGAGAGGATGCACCCATGACCGCCACCCGCCAGCGTATGCCCGTCGCCTATGTCCCCCACGGGGGCGGTCCGTGGCCGTTCGTCGAGATGGGCCTCGATCGCGGCGAGCTCGACGCGCTCGCGGGCTACCTCCGCGGTCTCGCGTCGCTGCCGCCCACGAAGCCGACCGCGCTGCTGGTGGTGTCGGCCCATTGGGAGGCGCCGGTGCCCACGCTGATGACGGCGGCACAGCCTCCGATGCTCTACGACTATTACGGCTTTCCACCCGAGTCGTACACCATCACGTGGCCGGCTCCGGGGGCGCCCGCGCTGGCGGGGCGGGTGCGGGCGTCGTTGAGCGCGGCCGGCTTCGAGAGCGCACAGGACGAGGTCCGGGGCTTCGACCATGGCACCTTCGTGCCGCTCAAGCTGACCTACCCGGACGCGGACGTGCCGACGCTACAGCTGTCGCTGGTGCGGGGCCTCGATCCCGAGCAGCACCTGGCGATCGGGCGTGCGCTGGCGCCGTTGCGCGACGAGGGCGTGTTCATCATCGGCAGCGGGATGTCGTATCACAACATGCGCGGCTTCAACGATCCGCGCGCGCGGACCGATGCCGAGACCTTCGATGGGTGGTTGCGCGAGACGTGCACGAACGCGCCAGCCGACCGCGATGCAGCGCTCGCGCGCTGGAGCGACGCACCCGCGGCCCGGCGGGCGCACCCGCGTGAGGAGCATCTGCTGCCGCTCATGGTCGTGGCCGGTGCCGCGGGGGACGACCGTGGCCGCAGCGGCTACCACGGTGAGATCTTCGGCAAGCGCATCAGCGCGTATCACTTCGGCTAG
- a CDS encoding cytochrome-c peroxidase — MRTRSIHRIPPSTATDRRLPSLAALALLAAVASACNADPEPGPPAADESSSDGGASSSSDDGGPTAFFDDDEVRTILAWLGPLPDAPHPDPSNAFADDPDAALLGQRLFFDPRYSANGEVSCVTCHDPAAGFGDSRANLSSGIAVTGRSSLGLLNGAFGAAAENGPIWQFWDGRADSQWAQALAVPESGAAMASTRSKVALHLYDEYRDDYEAVFGPMPALRDDTGTPLVDPTYKPGMPEWDALPAESRDAIEGVYANFGKAVAAYERLLVSRNSRFDRLWHDLAAGAPDSPSLTDEEKAGLRVFIGAGRCLGCHNGPNFTDGEFHNIAIPQSGENVPEMDEGRAGGVAKLIADKFNCAGTYSDHPDKTACPVNFVVPEGAEVGAFKTPSLRSIGLTPPYMHTGNFATLEDVIRHYDLGGAAYGTFEGSKDELLRPLALDATQLRALAAFLRALDGEPLPAALTEAP, encoded by the coding sequence ATGCGCACGCGCTCCATTCATCGCATTCCGCCATCGACAGCCACGGATCGTCGGCTGCCATCGCTTGCCGCACTCGCGCTGCTCGCCGCAGTCGCATCGGCGTGCAACGCCGACCCCGAGCCGGGCCCGCCCGCAGCCGACGAGTCGTCGAGCGACGGCGGCGCATCGAGCTCCAGCGACGACGGCGGCCCGACGGCCTTTTTCGACGACGACGAGGTCCGCACGATTCTCGCGTGGCTCGGGCCCCTGCCCGACGCACCGCATCCCGATCCATCGAATGCGTTCGCCGACGACCCCGACGCGGCGCTGCTGGGCCAGCGATTGTTCTTCGACCCCCGCTACAGCGCCAACGGTGAGGTCTCGTGCGTCACCTGCCACGACCCGGCCGCCGGCTTCGGTGACTCGCGAGCAAATCTCTCGAGCGGCATCGCGGTGACCGGCCGCTCCTCGCTCGGGCTGCTCAACGGCGCATTCGGTGCCGCCGCCGAGAACGGACCGATCTGGCAGTTCTGGGACGGCCGCGCCGACAGTCAGTGGGCCCAGGCCCTCGCGGTGCCCGAGAGCGGCGCCGCGATGGCGTCGACCCGCAGCAAGGTCGCGCTACATCTCTACGACGAATACCGCGACGACTACGAGGCGGTGTTCGGGCCCATGCCCGCGCTGCGCGACGACACCGGCACCCCGTTGGTCGACCCGACCTACAAGCCCGGCATGCCCGAATGGGACGCGCTCCCGGCCGAGTCGCGCGACGCCATCGAGGGCGTGTATGCCAACTTCGGCAAGGCCGTCGCCGCCTACGAGCGATTGCTCGTGAGCCGCAACTCGCGCTTCGATCGCCTGTGGCACGACCTCGCCGCCGGCGCGCCCGACAGCCCCTCGCTGACCGACGAAGAGAAGGCGGGCCTGCGCGTGTTCATCGGCGCGGGGCGCTGCCTGGGTTGCCACAACGGCCCGAACTTCACCGACGGCGAGTTCCACAACATCGCGATCCCGCAGAGCGGCGAGAACGTCCCCGAGATGGACGAGGGGCGTGCCGGTGGTGTCGCGAAGCTCATCGCCGACAAGTTCAATTGCGCGGGGACGTACAGCGACCACCCCGACAAGACCGCCTGTCCCGTCAACTTCGTCGTGCCCGAGGGCGCCGAGGTCGGCGCCTTCAAGACGCCGTCGCTGCGGAGCATCGGATTGACACCACCCTATATGCACACCGGGAACTTCGCGACGCTCGAGGACGTCATTCGTCACTACGATCTCGGCGGCGCCGCGTATGGCACGTTCGAGGGCAGCAAGGACGAGCTCCTGCGTCCGCTGGCGCTCGACGCCACCCAGCTGCGCGCGCTCGCAGCGTTCTTGCGGGCCCTCGACGGCGAGCCGCTGCCGGCCGCGCTCACGGAGGCGCCGTGA
- a CDS encoding tetratricopeptide repeat-containing protein produces MKTARPRVRIIAALALGPWTIAPLAVAAPAEEPPATSASADSDEDEAARLRKQAEQRYFEDDFQGAIDDFGRAHALAPHATDLFNMGRIYEEKGELAEAVRYYEQFVAQPKIPLEERALVAQRLEVLRPLVAPRDAEPSPPAPRAERDAPHRSTPAVDDPRAKSIRPLLISSSTLLGLGSAIALAGGLGFGLAARRASDRVERLGDGSNPERLGLAAAEDLNARGRDLETLQIASIAAGATLGVVGAALLVTALVRRRAQHRRAEHIATRMAPTPNGWRF; encoded by the coding sequence GTGAAGACCGCACGCCCACGCGTCCGCATCATCGCCGCGCTGGCCCTGGGTCCGTGGACGATCGCGCCGCTCGCCGTCGCAGCCCCGGCCGAGGAGCCGCCGGCCACGTCGGCGAGCGCCGACAGCGACGAAGACGAGGCCGCGCGCCTGCGCAAACAGGCCGAGCAGCGCTACTTCGAAGACGACTTCCAGGGCGCGATCGACGATTTCGGCCGCGCCCACGCGCTCGCCCCCCACGCCACCGACCTGTTCAACATGGGCCGCATCTACGAGGAGAAGGGCGAGCTCGCAGAGGCCGTGCGCTACTACGAACAGTTCGTCGCGCAGCCCAAGATCCCGCTCGAGGAGCGAGCGCTGGTGGCCCAGCGACTCGAGGTCCTGCGCCCGCTGGTCGCCCCGCGGGATGCCGAGCCCTCGCCGCCCGCGCCGCGGGCCGAACGCGATGCGCCGCACCGGAGCACACCGGCGGTCGACGACCCGCGGGCGAAGAGCATTCGTCCGCTCCTCATCAGCAGCAGCACGCTGCTGGGGCTCGGCTCGGCGATCGCACTCGCCGGCGGTCTGGGCTTCGGGCTGGCGGCGCGCCGCGCCAGCGACCGCGTCGAGCGACTCGGCGACGGCAGCAATCCCGAACGACTCGGCCTCGCCGCGGCCGAAGACCTGAACGCGCGCGGCCGCGATCTCGAGACCCTGCAGATCGCGTCGATCGCCGCCGGTGCGACCCTCGGCGTGGTCGGAGCCGCGCTGCTGGTCACCGCGCTGGTGCGCCGTCGCGCGCAGCACCGGCGCGCCGAGCACATCGCGACTCGCATGGCGCCCACACCGAATGGATGGAGGTTCTGA